The Solanum dulcamara chromosome 2, daSolDulc1.2, whole genome shotgun sequence region TTACAATGGAAATAttgaaataacaaataaataaggtTAGAAATATAGAACAGAGATGGGAGGCTTAGACtctagaagaagaagagaggacaAACATTTTCTTCAATATGCATAATCCTTCTTTCCAACTCATTCTGCCTTTTAACCAAATGTTGATTGGCCTGGATcccaaataaaatactccaacATTTTACTTGGCCCAATCTCATTCACTACTTCTAACTCATAGGCCCTTATCAAGCTAGCTTGGTTCACAACAGAGTATATGTTGTATCCCAGGTTTCTTGTGTATTCAAAATGTATCAAGTATATATACGAATGCGATATTGTATCCAATATGGGATAGGTTGATTCATTTAAAGTATTTCAATTGAAAGGATGATAAGTAAAAGCCTTATGGAGTACTAGAGTTATTTGAGAGAGCATCATACTAAATAAGTAGTAGTAGTCTTCTGAAAGTTTTGTTTGCTTTGCACCTACCTATTAACCATAACACACACACACGTTCTCAAAAACTAGTATCTCTTAAAAAGAATACTAATAATTAATCAAAAAGCTCCATAGAACTATTGCCTAATAAGCAGCAACTCCATTTTAATCTCAAatctttaaaaaaacaaaaaaaaaacaagaataatCTCCAACACAAGCATCAACTACATTCTTTTTGGTCCAATTTCCTCAACCATCTATAATTGTCCCTAAtaatcttttctctttttcgaCTGATATTGGCTTCTTGATCCTGCAGCTTCTTCAATTCTTTCTCTAAATCCCTCAATTTTTTAGATGGAATCAAATCGATATTCCTCTGAATTGATGACAAATAACGTGTGTCAAAAGTTGCAGCCAAAATGGGATACTTGGAGTGAAgatccatttttttcttcataagtTGAGTACCCCATAGTTTCTTCGAAAGATAAAACACTAAATCGTCAGGAGGGTTCGGCTTGTCCATATTATCACAAAACTTGGCGTTCAATCTATTAATCTCCTCAGTTATCTCAGGTAATTGGATATCCAATTTTTTATAGATATGGCCGGGGAAGATGCAGGGTTCATGAATGTGTTTTTCACGTTGAGATTTGAACACAATCAAATCATGAAGAAGACTTATTTGCTCTTCTTGACTCCACTTGTGAGGAGGAGGACCTGAAGCCTTACTCGGCTCATCCGCAGTAGTAGTAGTCGGCTTCATGGTGAACTGTAAGCCGGAGTCAAAAGAATAGGAAGAATCACAAGTATTGGAATTGGAAGGGCACTGACGCCGGGATAAGGGTTGGTCTACCTTGGAATCAAAATCAGAATCATCATCAGCATCAGAAGAATCGGAGTCAGAATCACTACGAAGATTAATCTGCTCTTGATCTTCACTCGCCTTACTTGCTGAGGTGGTTCGGGGTCGTGGGATAGTAGTAGTACTGGGCTTCATGCTGATTTCTAAGTCGGACTCAGAAGAATCAGAAGATAAGGGTTGAGGTTGGGGTAAGGGTTCATCGGAGTCGGAGTCGGAATCACCACCAGTAAATAGATGCTCCCATATAGAGGGATCCAATAGAGAACACCGCCGGACCGGCATATTATGTTGTtgagtttttccttttttatctCGTCGAGGGAGAGAGGAtttgttgtatttattatttataggaGTCATGCATATCCTTGTTTAACTAGGATACTCCTATCCTACTTTTACCATTTCAAATAACAGAATTCTGTTTCATGCAATATCAGACTTTTTTTTGGAGATAATTATGCTCTAATATAGCATATACAGTTACTTTATATAGTTTAACACTTATATAAATTGGTCCAATTACATAATATCTCTAAATTGTAGGACTTACATGATCCATTGATTAGTTGGATTTTCTTGAGAGTTGAATCGAGCGGACATTATTGCAAAAGATGGTTACATAATGAGGACTCTAAATCTGAAATTTTGGATGATTTAATGTAATTTTTGAGGTGTTTTGGATGTTTCAAGGACGAAATCAGTTTTTATATAATAGTGCATTATTGTATATGCGTGTATAAATACATcttataattttgtataatctatactataaatattattatatttataatattttaaaataaggaatcctaaaatatatggtaagtTTTAGAAATTATAGAGTCCTAAAGTATATTATTAACTTAAACAATAATTTATCCTAACTGTATGaggatatatgtatatgagtagTTTACGCTAATAAACCTATATCCTAACTATATGAGGATATATATATGGGTAGTTTATTGATGGTAATATCCCTATTGATGTTATTTGGTAATTCGCATGAATATATTAAGGGTAAGTCTCTATATTATATGCCGTTGAAGATCAATAGAACATATATCAAATATGCGTGTTGATTCAGTTAGATGTCACTAATTATTTGTAGACATGTATCTGTATCATTAGGATAAacacatatattttatatattttttaatgttCGAAGATagtaatatgaaaataatataattattgacACCCACGTCATGAATCACATTAGACTTATCAGCTCAATTTTCACGTCTTTATTCCAAGTTGGCAGTTGACAACCGCCATATGATGAAACGTTGCAACTGAAATATAAGCCCCCGCCAAAACTCCTCTTTCTCTGTTTCTCTGTTTCTCTTCAatggcttcttcttcttcctctgaatCAAAAATTGAGATTCTCCGACTTGCAGGTGCAGATTATCTTCCTTTGAACCAAAAACTTCGGCCTCTAATAATGAAAGATGATCCTCCAAAGAAGAAAGAAACAGCCCCTCCAAGCAACAGTTACGAATTACAACGACAGTGAGCCATACAAATTCTTAACACTCTAGATCATGCTGCCCTTCAACAACTTATCACAAATTTAGAAACATCACGGGTTAACCAAAGAATATACACGCAGCACACCACGTaggataaatatgtatatttattcaaTTAATACAAGTTAAAGTGCCTACATGTACACATTCAAAGTTAGAAGGCATAAATGTCAGTTGAGACCAAGCTAAATGGCGTGTTTATGTATTTTGTCTTTTGAGATCAAAGGACAACTAACTTCATCATCGCCTTGATGCTTCCAATAATTGCAATACAAAGGCCACTTATCATATACATTCTCCTTGAAAACCTCGATCAAATTACCAGATTTTCCATCAACAAATTGCAACCGTATATGATTAGGAAGTTTATCCATTAGATCGAGTATAACCTTAACCCTAGTTGTGCTAGGACTATTTTAAATGgactaaaaaagaaagtttgacaaacaaattaaaatagatgGTGTATTAATTAGAGGTGTAAAATCACGTTCTAAGATTTTATTGAGCTAGAGTTGTTGAGATTTTTTTCTTGAATCATATTAGGAGAAAATGTATGTGTAAATGAAAAATTAAACTAGTTATTTGGCATATTTCCTTTTCATTCATAGTATAGAATTaacattatataaaaaaaaatatagttcaATGCACAAAGCATTCCGTGTTAGCGAGGCCCTAGAAGAGCCATACTCCAAGGGATGTGATGTAAATAGTCTACCCTAGTACAAGCATTAGTGACTGCTTTTATGGCTCGAACCAATGACCTATAGGTTACACATAAACAACTTTACGTTGTTTCAAGGCTCTCATTCCAAAATAACATGATATATGTAAATCTAGTAACAAATTCACATGATACGAGAAATACTAAATAAACATGACACAACTCATGACAGAtagaatcataatatgaaaatattaaataatgtgacacttgtggtcaggcccttccccggaccccacgcatagcgggagctttagtgcaccgggctgcccttttttattaaataatgaGACAATACATGTGACAAACAGATTCGTAATAAGAAATATTAAATAACGTGACAATACATGTGACAAATAGACTTGTGCACCTATGATAAATTACCCTGGTGTTCCTCTCAAAGTTGCTCTGGCTTATTCAGCCAAAACATCttcttattttcttgtttaattaTTTGCTTTTCCAATTGAAAAGAGGATTGACAGGGCTAAGCAAAAGATTGGAATGGAGTTGATTGAACAAAGGAAGAAGTTGATTGAACAAAGGAAGAGCGCGCTGCTACTTTAATTTCTCGCAAAGGAAAAAAACCTTGTTCAAGAAAACGGATGAGCTTTCAACTCTGATTAGAGCAGATGTTTGTGTTATGCTCTTTTCACCAAGTTGAAAACAAATTCCTATGGCTTcacaaatatagaaaaaataattgaaaacttTCTTGAATTGAAATCAAAACGTCGTCAACACGATCATGCTAATGTGAGGAAATCAAATGTATGTGAGGCATTTGATGATCATGTGTCTCTTGCTGTTGGTAAATCAAGCACTAAATGGCTTACAATATGAGTAGACTACTTAAATGTCAATTCTATTCTAATTTTCATTCTAAGAATATCTTGATTTATATTCGAAACTTCCGGAAAATACAACATGCCTGATGGATTGTGAAGCTACTGATATTTTGAAAGGATTAAGAGAACTTCTTGTTGTAATTGTCTCTTCTAGTGCGTTTTCTTATTTAACTCAGTTCAGGCCTTCAAAACAACATGGCTTTTTCGATGGGGAGGTATTGAAAGATTCGACATGTTAATACTTTGATCTGTTACATGTGATGTAAGGCAATCTTTTCATATTTCATTGTTGTATGGATGCAGCTCAGCATGATTGCCAACTTTCACTTGGAATCTGTTGATCAAGTGTTTGCTCCTGGCTTTCAAGACTCTTTCATAGAATTTCAACAATTTCTTCCACTTCTGAAAGCCTACCAAAACGGTGTTGACGCTCCTAATACGCCGCTCAACTAATATGGAGTTTTTACATAGAATAGATAGGTCTTTTATGATAGTCATAGAAACAATATGGTATGATTGCTAGATACTATTGCTCCGAATAGTCAGTTCTAGATTCTGAAGGAAAGAAATAATGTACTAACTGTTGGGATGAAAAACTTTATATGAACGGTGATTGGTAAAggtaataataacaacataaaAGGAAATCTGGTGCATGCACTAAACTCCCACTTTGCACAAGGATCGGACCACAAaggtaacaacaacaacatgacCAATGTAATTGTTATGACGGAAGGACGCAAACCCGAAtacagagaaaataaataacatcaaatttaacATAGAAAAACCCTTCAAATCAAAGGTAACAACCATGAGATCTTTGAGATCTGAATTGCTCCACTATAACAATAAGAGGGTTacaaatattttcctaaatGGCTACACCACAATTGCCAAGTaaggagaagcaatagctacaccaacaaaagtaatagaaagaaaaactaCCCAAAATAGAGCTACTGTTCAGGAATTAAAATAGGATGTTTCTGACCTCCAAATCCGATCTTCGCCGTTCAAATAAAAAACTAAGATGTTAGACATACTCACTAAGAATTTCAGCCAGATCCAACGGGTAATAAATAGGTAAACATAATTTGAAGGTTGCTGGTAAACGCAATGGGTAATAAATCGGTAAACTGCTGCGGAAAAcaccctttttttttctcttctctcttgttgaaaactctctcaaaaaacctctcttatgttcttAATGTCTCTCAAAGACACTATCAATGAGTAATTgcataattctctcaaatcatcctatttatagagtGATGCTTTTTTCTAAAGCCAAACCAACTCCAAATAGGATTATAATTCCCATCCTTTTACCAATAGAATTGAGAACCAAATTAGGAGAGTTATTCCAATCCTTTTACAAATAGAATTAGGCCATGGCCTTTGGCTGGAACATGGACCATAGCTCAATAAACTCCCCCTCCAGCTAAGAGGCCAAATGAACTTCAAGTGGAGGAACTCTTTGACAGGCTTCATGCCTGACGCTGTTCTACGAAACTCTTATTTTTCTACGATCACCACTTTTGTAAGGATATCTGAAGGATTGTCATCAGTGTGTATTTTCTCAACCTCAAATAATTTCTCTTCCACGACCATTCTAATCCAATGATACTTTCTACTAATATGCTTGGACTTAGAGTGAAAGGTGGAGTGCTTGTTGAGATAAATAACACTCTGATTATCACAGAATAAGATGAACCTTGATTGCTCAAAGTCAAGATCTTCCATAAATTCCTTCATCCAAAGTAATTCTTTGTTATCTTCAGTGTTAGCAATATATTCGGCTTCTGTGGTAGATAGAGCTATGCACTTCTATAGTCTAGATTGTCAGGAAATACTTCCCTAGCAAAAGTGATCAAATAACCGCAAGTGGATTTTGAATTGTCAAGATTACCTCCCAAATCAGAGTTTGTGTAGCATACAAGTTCAGGCTTGCCATTACCAAAGCACAACTCCATATCTGAAGTGCTATTCAAATATCTTAGTATCTATTTCACTGCATTCCAGTGTTCCTTTCTAGGATTAGAAAGAAATCCGCTAACAGTACCAACAACATGTGCAATATCTGGTCTAGTGAAAACCATAGCATACATCAAATTACCAACTGAAGAAGAGTATGGAATACATGGAATCTCCTTCTTCTCTTCATTAGTAGATGGACTCTGGATCATACTCAACTTAAAGTATTTAGCAAGAGGAATACTAACCACTTTTGCTTCTGTCATATTGAATCTCTTGAGTACCTTCTCAATGTACTACTTTTGGGATAATGATAACTCCTTCTTTTTTCTGTCTCGATGAATTTGTATGCCTATAATTTTCTTTGCTGGCCCCAAGTCCTTCATTGAAAATGATTTGCTCAACTCCTTCTTAAGGACTACAATTCTAGATTTATTTCTGTCAACAATCAACATATGATCCACATAAAGCAGTaagataataaaatcatcatcagaGAACTTTTGAAAGAATTCACAATGATCTGAAGAAGTTTTCTTGTATCCTTGATTTTTGATGACAGATTCAAACTTTAAGTACCACTGCCTTAGAGCTTGTTTCAAGCCGTACAAGTTCTTTCTCAATTTGCAGGCatagttttcttttcctttaaccACGAAACCTTCAGACTGCTctatgtaaatttcttcttctaaatcacCATGAAAAGAAACAGTCTTGACATTTATCTGCTCAACCTCTAAATCTACACTTGCGGCTAAGCCTAGAACCATGCGAATAGAAGACATTTTCACAACAGGGGAgaaaatttcatcaaagtcaACTCCATTTCTCTGGCCAAAACCTTTGCCAACTAACCTTGCTTTATATCTCGGTGTAGATGTATGTTGTTCTTGCTTTACTCTGAAGATCCATTTATTTGTCAAAGCTTTCTTATCTTTCGGTAACTTCACTAAATCATATGTGCCATTCTCATGAAGTGACTTCATCTCATCTTCCATGGCTTCTATCCACTTATCTCTATGAGTTTCTAGAATGACTTCATCTTAATCTTCAGGTTCTCCCATGTCAGTCAAAAGTATATACTCATTAGGAGAATAACGTATTGACTTTAACTTCTCCCTAGTAGATCTTCTACAAGAGGTTTCTAGAGCATCTAGAGTAGTCACTTAAACATGAGTTGGTGGATGATCAACCATAACATCATTACTAGGAGCATGTTCAAGTTTTACACTCTGATGATCATTCTGATCTTGATCTCCATCGATATTAGTAACTTGGATTCTTTCGTGTGCAAAAGATATGTTAGTACTAGGAACTAGATCAACATCAGCAAAGCTCTCATCAATCTGAGAATCTGTTTTCTCAGTGTTGTTAATATCTTCAATTGTTTGGTCTTCAAAGAACACAACATCATGACTTCTAATAAGCTTCTTATTAATTGGATCATAAAAGCGATATCCAAACTCATCTTGACCATAACTAATGAAGATGCACTGCTTAGTTTTAACATCCATTTTTGATCTCTCAGCTTTTGGAACATGCACACAAGCTTTACACCCAAATACTTTCAAGTGATCATAGGAGACATCCTTTGCAAACCAAACTTTGTTTGGAACATCACCATCCAAAGCAACAGTGTTAAGTGCTTTCACCCAAAAGGAATTTGGAAGTTTTATCTATGAAAGCACGCATCTAACTCTCTCAGCAAGAGTTCTATTCATCCTTTCTACCAATCCATTTAATTGAGGCATCTTGGGAGGTGTCTTCTGATGATGAATTCCTTGCGCTTTGCAGTAGTTATCAAAGGCACCAATATACTCACCACCATTGTTAGTGAGAatacattttaatttcttttcagTTTGTCTCTCAGATAAGGCTTGAAACTCCTTAAACACATCACATACTTGATCTTtgtattttaaaggatatacccACAACTTGCGAGAatgatcatcaataaaagttgcAAAGTAAAGTGAACCACCTTCTTACTACACTTTAGAAGGACCACAAAAGTCAGAGTGTACTAGCTCTAGTAGTTCAGACTTTTTTGAAGGaggatgaatgtgagaagaaACTCTTTTCTGTTTCCCAGCTAAGCAATGAACACATCATTTCACCTTTGCTTGTTTCACACCAGCAAGCAAATTCTTCTTAGCCAAACACGTGATCCCCCTCTCGCACATATGACTGAGTCTCTTGTGCCACAATTCTGACAAAGTCTTACTTTCTACCAAATTTATAGAGTCCCCAAGAATTGATCTTTGTGTCACGTATAAATTTGAATACTTTCTTCCTCGAGCTACAATCAACGAGCCTTTGGTGAGCTTCCATTGGCCATTGAACAAGTCATTATGGTAGCCATCATCATCTAATAGTCCTATAGAGATCAAATTCAAAGGAAAGTCTAGAGCATGTTTGACATTCTGAAAGACTAACGTTGTACCAAGATTGGTCTTCAAACAAACCGTGCCAACACCAAGTACCTTAACCTCACCATAATTACCCATCTTTAACATGCCAGAATTAATAGGAGTATAAGATGAAAAAAAGTCTTTCCTCGGTGTGACATGTGATGTAGCTCCAGAATCTACTATCCAACTTATATCTTGAGATACAAAATTAATGACGTTTTTATCACAAGCGAAGAGAAGGTCATatcatacaacaacaacaacattgtcttcattattttcttttttctttccttctctAAGGTCTTGCTTCAACTTATTGCAAAATCTTTTAATATGTCATTTCTTTCCACAATGATGACATGAAACATTTTGATACTTGGATCTTGACTTGCTTTTACTTTTACCTTTACTTCTCGAACCTCTTATTTTACCTCTTCCTCGATCTTCTGTAAAGAGAACGTGTGAATGTGAGGATGTTCCTTGAGATCTTCTTCTGACTTCTTTATTCAACATACCACTTTTTGCATATTCCATAGTAACCTTACCACCGAAAGCAAAATTTGTTAAAGAAACTCGAAGAGTTTCCCAAGAATTTGGTAGAGTATTAAGAAGGCAAAGTTTTTgtatttcatcatcaaaattgACACTCATTCCTGACAGCTGATCAAAAAtacattgaaaattatttatgagATCAAGAATAGGACTTCCCTCCTTGTATTTAAAGGTCATCAATTGCTTTAGCAAAAACAACTTGTTATTGCGAGTTTTTGAAGCGTAAATCATCTCCAACTTTTTCCACAATGTTCTAGCATGTGTCTCATTCACAATATGGTTGCGAACATTATCTTCAATCCATTGCCTtatatatccacatacttaTTGGTTCTCAAAGTTTCAATTTTCATCTGTCACAATCTCGGGTTTATGAGCAGTGAAAATGGAAAGATGCATCTTTTTCACGAATAGTAAATATTCCATCTTGCTCTTTCATATGCTGTAGTTACTCTCATTTAAACACACAATCTTTTTCATATTCTCCTCCATTAAAAAATTCTTGATAAATAACCAAGGCTCTGATATCATTTGTTATGACGGAAGGAcgcaaactcaaaaaaaaaaaataccaccAAATTTAACAAAAGCCTTCAAATCAAAGGTAACAACCATGGGATCAGATCCAAATTActctattataaaaataatttggtTAAAATATTCTCCTAAATGGCTACAAAATAATTACCAAGCAAGGAAAAACAATAGTTacattaacaaaaataataggaagaaaaacCATCAAAAATAGAGTTACTGTTCGGGACCTAACATATGATGTTCTGACCTCCAAATCCAATATCCACCATTCAAATAAAACACTAAGATGTTAGAatcactttttaaattttttagccTGATCCAACGGTTAATGAATCGACAAACGCAATTTGAAGGTTGCTGGAGAGGCAAAATTGCTGCAGAAAACacccttttcttctc contains the following coding sequences:
- the LOC129880769 gene encoding uncharacterized protein LOC129880769, with product MTPINNKYNKSSLPRRDKKGKTQQHNMPVRRCSLLDPSIWEHLFTGGDSDSDSDEPLPQPQPLSSDSSESDLEISMKPSTTTIPRPRTTSASKASEDQEQINLRSDSDSDSSDADDDSDFDSKVDQPLSRRQCPSNSNTCDSSYSFDSGLQFTMKPTTTTADEPSKASGPPPHKWSQEEQISLLHDLIVFKSQREKHIHEPCIFPGHIYKKLDIQLPEITEEINRLNAKFCDNMDKPNPPDDLVFYLSKKLWGTQLMKKKMDLHSKYPILAATFDTRYLSSIQRNIDLIPSKKLRDLEKELKKLQDQEANISRKREKIIRDNYRWLRKLDQKECS